The following coding sequences lie in one Phyllopteryx taeniolatus isolate TA_2022b chromosome 4, UOR_Ptae_1.2, whole genome shotgun sequence genomic window:
- the LOC133476354 gene encoding protein Wiz-like isoform X1: MDQPHSPARTSAVSPPDTSRSDLRRQQGSALSSSEHRTTPKPLWAPLETDAPVTLTSKNDDNDLHICQLCSCWYETRKGLSSHARSHLQQMGIPDADIKGSPIDFLNQIMKDKGLKSTSMKQQVPFSTNSLLGAPTKHPSGLSSPPTSPPCKRPKPPEEFTCILCGEVCKNRKGLASHSRSHLRQIGVLDLLGKDESAIDTVQDLVSSGVLEAMHPTKMSSTTNSFTEPSSAPTSHLASPPRSPVTWQSRSSFPSAFPSLAKSPQNPVNRAPKAKKGFRLAVDPLLRKPKPEPLEVDMSLVSGTSSSSSSTPPQNLSALVTPSKALSADELSPPTVLCDYCGQLFETRKALSCHARAHLRQLGLTWSIKTSPIDLLKDVMMHGEEKLWSGEVSSSGKIQWSPQGSKRTSDSLQTISNLCPSPLDYSMKDKSPSCKSGALTWGKSCELCGFHFENRKALASHARAHLRQLGVVEWKTEGATSPIEHLRELMRKDPVKVAALTRRYREGDLYIKKKTVSLSTLSDSESLPGSNLRFSGHKLGKDDQGVSAGSSKKPQGQAHSVAVYGNAGVRSPRALPKQLPPAGEENEDVTNSQQPSRSGSIPALLPKPPLTPLVKLVGKVYSLKCRFCEKVFHGPLSVQEQWITHLQKHILSLGYKGQESPPAAPVASPGHLHPVSV, from the exons ATGGATCAACCACATTCTCCAGCCAGAACATCAGCAGTCTCGCCTCCCGACACATCTCGTTCAGATCTTAGACGACAGCAGGGCAGTGCTTTATCCTCCTCAGAGCACCGGACAACACCAAAGCCACTATGGGCACCTCTTGAAACGGATGCCCCAGTCACATTAA CTTCAAAGAACGACGACAATGATCTTCACATTTGCCAGCTTTGCAGCTGCTGGTATGAGACACGTAAAGGTCTGTCCAGTCACGCTCGTTCCCATCTGCAACAGATGGGAATCCCTGACGCTGACATCAAGGGCAGCCCCATTGACTTTCTTAATCAGATCATGAAGGACAAGGGCCTCAAGTCCACCAGCATGAAGCAACAGGTGCCTTTCTCCACAAACAGTCTGCTTGGGGCTCCCACTAAACATCCATCAGGGCTGTCGTCTCCACCCACATCTCCTCCCTGTAAGCGACCAAAACCCCCTGAGGAGTTCACGTGTATTCTTTGCGGGGAGGTGTGTAAAAATCGGAAAGGCCTGGCTAGCCACTCACGGTCTCATCTGCGGCAGATTGGGGTTCTTGACCTGCTAGGGAAAGATGAGTCCGCAATCGACACTGTACAGGATCTGGTGAGCAGCGGCGTGTTAGAAGCGATGCACCCCACCAAAATGAGCAGTACCACCAACTCCTTCACAGAACCTTCTTCAGCACCAACCTCTCATCTAGCCTCCCCGCCACGGTCTCCCGTCACATGGCAATCCCGATCCTCTTTTCCATCCGCTTTCCCAAGCCTTGCAAAGTCTCCTCAGAACCCTGTCAATCGGGCTCCGAAAGCAAAGAAAGGCTTTCGTCTGGCGGTGGACCCCCTCCTCAGAAAGCCCAAGCCTGAGCCTTTGGAGGTTGATATGTCTCTAGTGAGTGGAACCagctccagcagcagcagtacaCCCCCACAGAACCTATCTGCTTTGGTAACTCCTTCCAAGGCTCTTAGTGCAG ATGAACTCTCGCCACCGACAGTCCTTTGTGACTACTGTGGTCAGCTTTTCGAGACTCGCAAAGCCCTGTCCTGCCACGCCCGCGCCCATCTGCGCCAGCTTGGCCTCACCTGGTCCATCAAGACCTCACCGATTGATCTCCTCAAGGACGTGATGATGCACGGTGAAGAGAAGCTTTGGTCCGGCGAGGTGTCGTCGTCAGGGAAAATCCAGTGGAGTCCTCAAGGTTCTAAAAGGACATCAGACAGCCTCCAGACAATCTCCAACCTCTGCCCCTCACCTCTGGATTACTCTATGAAAGACAAATCTCCATCTTGCAAGAGTGGGGCTTTGACATGGG GCAAATCCTGTGAGCTCTGcggctttcattttgaaaaccGCAAGGCGCTAGCCAGTCACGCACGGGCCCACCTTCGACAACTGGGCGTGGTGGAATGGAAAACAGAAGGGGCGACCTCGCCAATAGAACACCTCAGGGAGTTGATGCGGAAGGACCCGGTTAAGGTGGCTGCTCTCACCCGTCGCTATCGTGAGGGTGACCTGTACATCAAGAAG AAAACGGTTTCGCTATCCACTTTGTCAGATTCTGAATCATTGCCTGGCAGCAACCTGAGGTTCTCAGGGCATAAATTGGGCAAAGACGACCAGGGTGTCTCTGCTGGTTCATCCAAAAAACCACAAGGCCAGGCACACTCTGTAGCAGTGTATGGAAATGCTGGTGTGCGCTCTCCAAGAG CGCTTCCAAAACAACTTCCACCGGCAGGAGAAGAAAATGAAGACGTCACCAACTCCCAGCAACCATCACGGTCTGGGAGCATTCCCGCTCTGCTGCCCAAACCTCCATTAACTCCTTTGGTCAAACTAGTCGGAAAAGTTTACTCTCTCAAGTGCAG GttctgtgaaaaagtgtttcacGGGCCGCTGTCTGTTCAAGAGCAGTGGATCACACACCTGCAAAAACACATCCTGTCGCTGGGCTACAAAGGTCAAGAGTCCCCCCCTGCTGCTCCAGTTGCTTCCCCAGGTCACCTCCATCCTGTGTCTGTGTAG
- the LOC133476354 gene encoding protein Wiz-like isoform X2: MGIPDADIKGSPIDFLNQIMKDKGLKSTSMKQQVPFSTNSLLGAPTKHPSGLSSPPTSPPCKRPKPPEEFTCILCGEVCKNRKGLASHSRSHLRQIGVLDLLGKDESAIDTVQDLVSSGVLEAMHPTKMSSTTNSFTEPSSAPTSHLASPPRSPVTWQSRSSFPSAFPSLAKSPQNPVNRAPKAKKGFRLAVDPLLRKPKPEPLEVDMSLVSGTSSSSSSTPPQNLSALVTPSKALSADELSPPTVLCDYCGQLFETRKALSCHARAHLRQLGLTWSIKTSPIDLLKDVMMHGEEKLWSGEVSSSGKIQWSPQGSKRTSDSLQTISNLCPSPLDYSMKDKSPSCKSGALTWGKSCELCGFHFENRKALASHARAHLRQLGVVEWKTEGATSPIEHLRELMRKDPVKVAALTRRYREGDLYIKKKTVSLSTLSDSESLPGSNLRFSGHKLGKDDQGVSAGSSKKPQGQAHSVAVYGNAGVRSPRALPKQLPPAGEENEDVTNSQQPSRSGSIPALLPKPPLTPLVKLVGKVYSLKCRFCEKVFHGPLSVQEQWITHLQKHILSLGYKGQESPPAAPVASPGHLHPVSV, encoded by the exons ATGGGAATCCCTGACGCTGACATCAAGGGCAGCCCCATTGACTTTCTTAATCAGATCATGAAGGACAAGGGCCTCAAGTCCACCAGCATGAAGCAACAGGTGCCTTTCTCCACAAACAGTCTGCTTGGGGCTCCCACTAAACATCCATCAGGGCTGTCGTCTCCACCCACATCTCCTCCCTGTAAGCGACCAAAACCCCCTGAGGAGTTCACGTGTATTCTTTGCGGGGAGGTGTGTAAAAATCGGAAAGGCCTGGCTAGCCACTCACGGTCTCATCTGCGGCAGATTGGGGTTCTTGACCTGCTAGGGAAAGATGAGTCCGCAATCGACACTGTACAGGATCTGGTGAGCAGCGGCGTGTTAGAAGCGATGCACCCCACCAAAATGAGCAGTACCACCAACTCCTTCACAGAACCTTCTTCAGCACCAACCTCTCATCTAGCCTCCCCGCCACGGTCTCCCGTCACATGGCAATCCCGATCCTCTTTTCCATCCGCTTTCCCAAGCCTTGCAAAGTCTCCTCAGAACCCTGTCAATCGGGCTCCGAAAGCAAAGAAAGGCTTTCGTCTGGCGGTGGACCCCCTCCTCAGAAAGCCCAAGCCTGAGCCTTTGGAGGTTGATATGTCTCTAGTGAGTGGAACCagctccagcagcagcagtacaCCCCCACAGAACCTATCTGCTTTGGTAACTCCTTCCAAGGCTCTTAGTGCAG ATGAACTCTCGCCACCGACAGTCCTTTGTGACTACTGTGGTCAGCTTTTCGAGACTCGCAAAGCCCTGTCCTGCCACGCCCGCGCCCATCTGCGCCAGCTTGGCCTCACCTGGTCCATCAAGACCTCACCGATTGATCTCCTCAAGGACGTGATGATGCACGGTGAAGAGAAGCTTTGGTCCGGCGAGGTGTCGTCGTCAGGGAAAATCCAGTGGAGTCCTCAAGGTTCTAAAAGGACATCAGACAGCCTCCAGACAATCTCCAACCTCTGCCCCTCACCTCTGGATTACTCTATGAAAGACAAATCTCCATCTTGCAAGAGTGGGGCTTTGACATGGG GCAAATCCTGTGAGCTCTGcggctttcattttgaaaaccGCAAGGCGCTAGCCAGTCACGCACGGGCCCACCTTCGACAACTGGGCGTGGTGGAATGGAAAACAGAAGGGGCGACCTCGCCAATAGAACACCTCAGGGAGTTGATGCGGAAGGACCCGGTTAAGGTGGCTGCTCTCACCCGTCGCTATCGTGAGGGTGACCTGTACATCAAGAAG AAAACGGTTTCGCTATCCACTTTGTCAGATTCTGAATCATTGCCTGGCAGCAACCTGAGGTTCTCAGGGCATAAATTGGGCAAAGACGACCAGGGTGTCTCTGCTGGTTCATCCAAAAAACCACAAGGCCAGGCACACTCTGTAGCAGTGTATGGAAATGCTGGTGTGCGCTCTCCAAGAG CGCTTCCAAAACAACTTCCACCGGCAGGAGAAGAAAATGAAGACGTCACCAACTCCCAGCAACCATCACGGTCTGGGAGCATTCCCGCTCTGCTGCCCAAACCTCCATTAACTCCTTTGGTCAAACTAGTCGGAAAAGTTTACTCTCTCAAGTGCAG GttctgtgaaaaagtgtttcacGGGCCGCTGTCTGTTCAAGAGCAGTGGATCACACACCTGCAAAAACACATCCTGTCGCTGGGCTACAAAGGTCAAGAGTCCCCCCCTGCTGCTCCAGTTGCTTCCCCAGGTCACCTCCATCCTGTGTCTGTGTAG
- the prdx2 gene encoding peroxiredoxin-2, producing the protein MSCGNANIGKPAPAFKATAVVDGQFKDIQLSDYKGRYVVFFFYPLDFTFVCPTEIVAFSDRAEEFRKIGCEVLGCSVDSHFSHLAWINTPRKQGGLGNMKIPLLADLTKSISRDYGVLKEDDGISYRGLFVIDDKGILRQITINDLPVGRSVDETLRLVQAFQHTDKYGEVCPAGWKPGSDTIIPDVEKSKEFFFKQ; encoded by the exons ATGTCTTGTGGAAATGCTAACATTGGCAAGCCGGCCCCAGCTTTTAAAGCTACAGCTGTAGTGGATGGACAATTCAAGGACATCCAGCTATCTGACTACAAAG GAAGGTATGTGGTGTTCTTCTTCTACCCTCTGGACTTCACGTTTGTCTGCCCTACTGAGATCGTGGCGTTCAGCGACCGAGCGGAAGAGTTCCGCAAAATTGGCTGCGAGGTGCTCGGCTGCTCTGTGGACTCTCACTTCAGTCACTTGGCCTG GATCAACACACCTAGGAAGCAGGGAGGTCTGGGTAACATGAAAATTCCCCTGTTAGCAGACCTGACAAAGAGCATTTCCAGAGACTATGGTGTGCTGAAAGAGGATGATGGCATTTCATACAG GGGTCTGTTTGTGATTGACGACAAAGGCATTTTGCGGCAGATCACCATCAACGACTTGCCAGTGGGTCGCTCTGTAGACGAAACCCTGCGCCTGGTCCAGGCCTTCCAGCACACTGACAAATATGGTGAAG TGTGCCCTGCCGGCTGGAAACCAGGCAGCGACACAATCATTCCCGATGTTGAGAAGAGTAAAGAGTTCTTCTTCAAGCAGTAA
- the junba gene encoding junB proto-oncogene, AP-1 transcription factor subunit a produces the protein MSTIMEQPFYDDSFLSAYGHPGAALPDYKLLKQNMNLNLSDPYRSSHFKSHHLRADSDLYSAATADSGSVKLASPDLERLIIHNSNGLITATPTPSQYLYSRGITEEQEGFAEGFVKALDDLHKMNQMAPPNVSIGTGGVACSAPGSVFGSSMQPEPLEYTNLGSCTSNPGLSSAVSYPSATISYLPHHPYHQHHHHHHQHQHQHHQQPHQPQGAAHGSHPFQHSLAGAGLHAPRFGGLKEEPQTVPDMQSSDNSSPPMSPIDLENQERIKAERKRLRNRLAASKCRRRKLERIARLEDRVKVLKTDNAGLSNTASLLREQVAQLKQKVMTHVSSGCQLMLSPKVKSY, from the coding sequence ATGTCCACAATAATGGAACAGCCTTTTTATGACGACTCGTTTCTCTCTGCTTATGGCCATCCAGGCGCAGCCTTGCCAGACTACAAGTTACTAAAGCAGAACATGAACTTGAACTTGTCTGATCCCTATCGGAGCTCCCACTTCAAGTCTCACCACCTGCGCGCCGACTCCGACTTGTATTCGGCGGCCACGGCGGACTCGGGCTCCGTCAAGCTCGCCTCTCCGGATTTGGAGCGACTCATCATCCACAACAGCAACGGGCTCATCACCGCCACGCCGACCCCGAGCCAGTACCTGTACAGCCGCGGGATCACAGAGGAGCAGGAGGGCTTCGCTGAAGGTTTCGTCAAGGCGCTGGACGACTTGCACAAGATGAACCAGATGGCGCCGCCCAACGTGTCCATCGGAACCGGGGGTGTCGCCTGCTCGGCGCCCGGCTCGGTGTTCGGCTCATCCATGCAgccggagccgctcgagtacacCAACCTGGGCAGTTGCACCAGCAACCCCGGCCTGTCGTCGGCTGTCAGCTACCCGTCCGCCACCATCAGCTACCTGCCGCACCACCCCTACCaccagcaccaccaccaccaccaccagcaccaGCACCAGCACCACCAGCAGCCGCACCAGCCGCAGGGCGCGGCGCACGGCTCCCACCCCTTCCAGCACTCGTTGGCCGGCGCCGGGCTGCACGCGCCGCGCTTCGGCGGCCTCAAAGAGGAGCCCCAAACCGTCCCGGACATGCAGAGCAGCGACAACAGCTCGCCGCCCATGTCCCCCATCGACCTGGAGAACCAGGAGCGAATCAAGGCGGAGCGCAAGCGGCTCAGGAACCGGCTGGCTGCGTCCAAATGTCGGCGGCGCAAGCTGGAGCGCATCGCCCGTCTGGAGGACAGAGTGAAAGTTCTGAAAACGGACAACGCGGGGCTGTCCAACACGGCCTCTCTTCTCCGGGAGCAGGTGGCCCAACTCAAACAGAAAGTCATGACACACGTGAGCAGCGGCTGTCAGCTCATGCTGTCGCCCAAAGTCAAGTCCTACTGA